The nucleotide window TCGGCACCCGGACCAACCGGGTCGAGACGGCGCAGCAGGTGAACCAGGACCTCCAGCTGACGCTGCAGACCCGGTCGGCGTCCATCGAGAACATCGACCTGGCCAAGACCATGGTGGACCTGTCGATGATGCAGACCGGTTACCAGGCCGCGCTGGGCGCCACGGCCAAGGTCGTCCAGCCGACCCTGCTGGACTTCCTGCGCTGAAACGGCGGCAGGGGCCGCCGTTTCAGCGCCGCCCCTGCCGAGAAGAGAGCTGGAGCGCCGACCACCCGGGTGGCGGCGCCCCCGTCCCGCCACACCGGCGGGGCACGCCACGGATGGCCCACACGAACCCATGGAGGGGTACCCCATGCTCACACTCACCCGCAGCGTCGGCGAGAGCATCCGGATCGGCGAGGACATCGAGGTCTACGTCGTCGAGGTGCGCGGTGGCACCGTGCGGCTGGGCTTCAAGGCCCCCCGCGAGGTCGCCATCCACCGCGAGGAGGTCTACCGCCAGATCGCCGAGGCCAACAGCCTGGCGGCCGAGGTGGCAGCCGACGCGCTGGGCGCCTTGGCAGCATTCGCACCAGCGTTGAACAGCTCGACTAGCAAAGAGTGACATGACCGTGATCGATTCGACTCAATAGTCGTTCACCTCAGTTGCCACAGTAGTCACAGGGCGGCGAGTCTCGCCGTCGGACTGGTCGCTGCTGCGCAACTCTTCCCCCACAGCGCCACCGCTACTGGGGGAGATCGACATGGCACGCAGCGCACTTGCACAGAACACGACCGCTGGCATCGACCTGCACGTCGAGGAGCCCGCTGCCGACGGCCTGCGCCTCGTCGAGGCCGTCGGCAGCGACGTGGACGCGCTGGGCCCCGCCTGTGCCGAGTCCACCTGGGCCGAGACCGTGGTCGTCCACGTGCAGCTCCGCCCCCGGCGCTCCGGCACCCGCCGCTGCCTGGCCGCCCTCTCCGCGCTGGCCGGCCGGCACGAGGACGTCTCCTTCTCCCTGACCGGGCTGTCCGGCGACGACCGCGTCGTGCGGGTCACCGTCGGTGTCGAGCTCGGCCCGCGGGAGCTGATCGCCAAGTTCTCCGACCAGGCGCAGGCCGCCTACGCCTTCGTCGACGGTCTGTTCACCGACCTCTACGACTTCATGCCGGTCTACGTCGCCGAGCCCAGCGCGGCCGAGCGCGCCGCCGCCGCCGGCGTCCTCGAGGCCGCCGAGGCCCCGCGCGCCGCCGCCCCCCGGGCGGCCGCGCCGCGCATCCCCTCGCCGCGGACCCCCGTCGACGCCGCCGTCACCCGGCGCGCGGTGCCCGTCCCCGCCTGACGGAGGACCCCGGTCCCCCCCGGGCCGACCAGCACCACCCCCCACCCGCCCCCTGCACTTCCCCTCAGGAGGACCCGGTGTCCGAGTTCATCACCGCCCAGCCCGCCCCCACGACGTCCACCCTCCCGGCCGGGCTCGCCCCCGCGGGCGCCCCCGAGGAGCGCCGCACCCGTGAGCCGCTGGTCTTCGGCGGGATCCCCGAGGCCGACGGCTGGGTCCTGGCCCCGATCACCCCGCGCGACCGGGTGCACTTCCGCACCGACCGCGAGCTGCCGCTGGCCGAGTTCCGCGCCGCCTTCCCCGCGGACGTCACCGTCACCCACGACGAGGGCGACGGCCTCTACCGGGTCGACGGGCAGCCGGGCACCGGTGACGAGCTGGCCGCGCTGACCCGCGCCTGGTGCGCCTCCCACGGCTACGCGACCGTGGGGCTGCGCCCGGAGACCGGCGTCCGCCGCCGCGCGCCGCGCGACCTGCCCCCGGCCTTCCTCGACGGGCTCTGCCGGCACTACTGCCGGGTCAGCCTCAAGCGCCTGCAGCGGAACATGAGCACGATCCGGCTGCACCTGCCCGACAACGACGACGTCGACCAGCAGGTCGCCGAGTGGGTGCTGAAGGCCGTGGCCACCTACGACGAGGTTAAGGGCGTGCCGTTCGGCGCCTTCCTGGCCACGCAGCTGTCCAAGTGGGTGCACGACCTGGGCCGCAACGCCTACGGGCGCACCGCCGCCGACACCGAGAACAAGCAGCAGAAGGCCATCGCCTCCTTCACCGCCGAGCACCAGCGCCGCCCCAGCGAGAAGGAGCTGGCCGCCTACATGGGGCAGAGCGTCGCCACGCTGCGCCGCAACTCCCAGACCGTCGCCACCCTCAACGGGTTGCGCAACCTCCAGTCACTGGACGGCGGCGCCGACGCCGTCGAGTTCGTCGTCCCCGACAGCGCCGAGGTGCCCGACGAGATCATGGGGGAGGCCGAGCAGACCCTGCTCTCCCACGCCCTCACCGCCGCCTGCGCCCCCGACCCGACGGCCCGCCGCGACCAGCGCGCCGCGCAGCCGAACGTGCTCGGCTGGGCCACCTGGTACCTGACCACCTGGGGCGGGCAGACCAAGACGCAGCTGTCGGCGGACCTGAACACCTCGGTCCGCAACATGAACGTGCACGCCGACCGCGCCGAGCAGGCGCTCAAGGCCCGCCTCTCCGAGCTCGGCGGCTGACGGAGGACCTCGTCCTCCGTGCCCCCTGGGCTGGAGCAGTGCTCTGCAGGACCCGGCACTCGCCGGCCCGCGGTGGGCCCCGGAGGGGCCGTGCCACGCCGTCACCGCCCCCACGTCCGACCCCGCACCAGGGGGTCGGCGCAGCACGTCACCAGCGCCCCGGACCGCCTCGGCGGGCCGGGGCGCTGTGCTGTCCGGGAGTCGAGGAAATCGCCGGTGGTACGGGTCCATCCGCGTCCTGACCTGCCGATGTACGTGGTGTGACCACGCCCCACCGCTCCCGCCGCCCTGCGGAGCGGGCCGGGACGACGGCGGCTCCGCCGCGGCTCCCGGTGCGCCCGGGCGACCGCCGGCCGGCGGTGCGGGCATGAGCGTGCCCCCGGCCGCCGAGCCCGACCAGGTCGTGCTCGTGCCGCACTGGCTGACCGCCGTCGACCGCTCCGAGGTGGAGCGCGCCGTCACCGAGGCCCTCGAGGTCGGCCCGGTGCACCCGGTCGCCGCCATCCACCTCGGTGACGTCCTCACCGAGCTGCACGTGGCCGCCGCGCGCGAGGTCGTCTGGCCCGCGCCCGTGGCCCGCGTCCGCCGGGCGACCGGCTGGGGCGCCGACGTCGTCCCGGTCCGGCTCTCGGCGCTGGAGCTGGCCAGCGTGCTCTCGCTGCCCGGCCTGGCGTCCGTCGCCCGGGCCGCGCTCACCGGCGGACGCAGCGCGTGAGCGAGACGCTCTTCGGCGCCCCCGCCGGTCTCCTCGCCCGGCTGAACCGCAGCGAGGTGCGGGTGCCCGACGTCCGGGCGGCGCTGTCCCGCCTGACCGACGACGAGATCGGCCCGGGTCTGCGGCTGGACGTCTTCGAGGGCACCGGCACCGGTCCGATGGTGGTGCTCGAGGAGGCCGGCCGCCGCACCCGCGTGCTGCTGGCCGAGCTCGCCGTGCAGATGACCCGGTCCCGCGTCCCGGCCACCCCCGAGGGCGTCACCGCCGCGACGGTCGCCTGGCTGGCCCGCCGCCCGGTGCCCGACGAGGTGGCCGCGCAGACCGGGATCGCACTGCTCGACTGGTCCGACCCCCGGCAGACCGTGCTGGGCTGGCGGGTGGTCGTGCGCCGCGGTGAGGTCGGCGTCCCGTGGCGGCCCTCGCGCACCGCCACGCTGCCGCTGGTCCACCAGACACGCTCCGCCGCGCTGGGCCGGGCGGCCACCGTCGACGCCACGCTGCACGTGCAGGGACCGCTCGGGCTGTGCACCGCCACCGACGCCCCCGGCCTGGACACCGCGGTGCTCGTGCGCCCCGAGGCGCTGCTGCAGGAGATGGCCGACCGGGGTCTGCGGCTGCGGGACGGGCACGTGGTGGTCACCCCGCGCCGCCCGGTCGCCGCCGCCGAGGGACCCGTGGCCCGCCGGCTGGCCGCCGAGGCGACCGAGGCCTGCGCCACCCTGCCCTGGTGGGCCGTGGCCGACCTCGGCTGGGCCTGAGCCCCACCGCGCGGGCAGCCGGGCTCAGGCCAGGCTGCCGTACTCCCAGTGCCACGGCTCCGGGTTCTGCCCGCGGGCCTGCGCCCAGTCCGGGTGCACCCAGCCGAAGTGCCCGGCGTTGAGCTGCATCCAGGCCGTCTGCGCGGTGCCGAAGACGTTGATCCCGCCGCAGAGGTCCACCGCGAGCCCCCAGCCGTGGTTCGACGTCCCCGGGACGGCGGTGATCCGCGGCTTGCGGACGTGCGCGTCGACCTGAGCGGCGAACGAGCGGTAGGAGTCGGTGATGCACAGCGGCGAGCCGAAGGCGGCCTGGTAGGCCGCCGACATCGCGCCGTACGCGGCGGCCGCGTCGCAGCGCAGCCGCTGCCCCGGGGCGACACCGCACAGCTGGTCGGCCGGGATCTGCCCGTTGGACCAGCCACCCCAGCCGGCCTCGGCCGGGCTGGTCGCGGTGCCGGGCGCCGGCGGCGGCGCGCTGCAGGTCGCCGGGCCGGTGGTGGCCACCGGCAGCGGGGTGGGGGTCGCCGCGGGCACGGTGACCCGGACGGCGGTGGTCAGGTCGCCCACGTCGTGCACCGCGACCTGCCAGCGGTCGGCGGAGGCCGACAGCACGCTGGTGCCGCCGAGGTAGAGCCCGACGTCGTCCAGGCCGCTGCCCCAGCGGGTGCTGAACACCAGGTCACCGACCTGCAGCTGGCTGCGGGGCACGGGGGTGCCCTGCGCCCACTGGCCGGCCAGGTCGCCGGCGATGCCCAGCCCGGCCTGAGTCCAGGCGGTGCTGGTGAGCCCGGCGCAGTCGTAGCCGTCGGGGCCGCTCTGGCCGGGCAGGTAGGGCCGGCCCAGCTGGGCGAGGGCGGCGCTCACCGCGGCGACGGTCTCCGCGGGCAGCACGGTGAGGACCTGACCGTCGGCGTAGGCCGACGCCACCCCGGGCACCGGCGTGCCGGAGCCGTCGCGCAGCGGGGCCAGCCCGGGCGGCAGGTCGTCGGCGTCGGCCAGCTCGGTCGCGGTCGGCGGGGTGATCCCGGCGGCGACCAGCCGGTCCAGGTAGGTCTGCCAGCCGGTCAGCGCGGTGGCGTTGCGCTCCTGCTGGTCCGCCGACGCCGGGGTCGTGGACAGCCCGGCCCACCGCGCGCTGGTGCGCAGGTCCATCGTGGTGGCGATGCCGTGGATCTCGGTGAGGACGGCGGCGGCGCGGGCGCGGGCCACGGTGGCGGAGTCCTCGGCCGCGGCGGCCTCGTCGGTGTACTGCGCAGCGTGCACGGCGGCCCGGCCGGCGCGGGCCACGTCGGCGTCCCGGGCGTCGGCGAGCTGCTCGGTCAGGCCCTGGGCGTGCAGCACGTCGGCGGTGGCGTCGGGCGCGTCCACGGAGAGCCGGCCCACGGGCCAGCGCTGCCCGGCGCTGCTCATGTAGGCCGCCGCGGCCGCGCTGCCGACGGCGGTGCGGGCGGTGGCCGCGTCGGCCTCGGCGGCGTGTCCGGCGTCTCGTGACTGCTGGGCGCGTGCGGTGGCCGACGCCGCCTCGGCCAGGGCGGCGCGGTAGCGGGCGGTGGCGTCGGCGAGCGTGGTGGCGGCGGTCTGCGCGTCGTCGGTGACCGCCCGGGGTGCCTGGCCGGCCTCGGTCGGCGGCTGGGTGAGGGCACCGAGCAGGAGCAGGACGGCGAGGGTGGCACCGGTGAGCACGCCGAGCCGGTCGCGCCACCGCCGAAGTGCACCGGGGGTGCGGGTGCGCTTCGGGGCAGGACGCCGGGCCGGGGGCCTGCGCGCCGTGGAGCCCGGCCGGGGAGCACCGCCGCGCGGTCGGGCGGGAGCGGTGCGGGCGGTCGTGCTGCGGGTGGTCGTGCTGCGGGCGGTGCCACTGCGGGCGGCGCCCGAGCGGGCGGGGGAGGGCGCCGGACGGCGGGGGGCCGTGCCCGTCGTCCGGGGTCGCTGCGCGGTGACCTGCGCGCGTGGTGCGGTCACCGTCGTCCCCCGGGGCTGAGATCGGTCCGGGCGCCAGGCGGCGTCCGGTGTCCTGATCCCATCGACGGAGGCCGGGGGTCGGTGTAGGTCCCTCACCCCTCCGGGGGAGGGAGGTCACCCGTCCGGGGGGAGACGCGACGAGGCCCCGTCGTCCGGTTGGACGACGGGGCCTCGGTCTCGGTCCCTCTGCAGGGGCCCGCTGCGAGCGTGCGAGCGGTGGGGGCAGAGGAGTCCTTCAGCGGGCGGAGAGCTCCACGAAGGAGCGCTCGGTGGGGCCGGTGTAGACCTGCCGCGGGCGGCCGATCTTGGTGGCCGGGTCCTCGATCATCTCGCGCCACTGGGCGATCCAGCCCGGCAGCCGGCCGAGGGCGAAGAGCACGGTGAACATCTTCGTGGGGAAGCCCATCGCCCGGTAGATCAGCCCTGTGTAGAAGTCCACGTTGGGGTAGAGCTTGCGGGAGATGAAGTAGTCGTCGTGCAGCGCGATCTCCTCGAGCTGGCGGGCCAGGTCGAGGAGCTCGTTGTTGCCGCCGAGCTTGTTCAGCACCGTGTCGGCCGTGGCCTTCACCAGGGCCGCGCGCGGGTCGTAGTTCTTGTAGACCCGGTGCCCGAAGCCCATCAGCTTGACGCCGGGCTCCTTGTTCTTCACCCGGTCGACGAAGTGGCCGATGTCGCCGCCGTCGGCCTTGATCGCCTCGAGCATCTCCAGCACCGAGGAGTTGGCACCGCCGTGCAGCGGGCCCGACAGCGCGTGGATGCCGGAGGAGACCGACGCGAACATGTTCGCGTGCGCCGAGCCGACCAGCCGCACCGTGGAGGTCGAGCAGTTCTGCTCGTGGTCGGCGTGCAGCACGAAGAGCATGTCCAGGGCCTTGACCAGCTCCGGGTCGGCCTCGTACGGCTCGGCCGGGAACCCGAAGGTCATCCGCAGGAAGTTCTCGACCAGGCCGAGGGAGTTGTCCGGGTACAGCATGGGCTGGCCGATGGACTTCTTGTAGGCGTAGGCCGCGATCGTGGGCAGCTTGGCCAGCAGCCGCACCGTCGACAGCTCCACCTGGCGGGAGTCGAAGGGGTCCAGCGAGTCCTGGTAGAAGGTCGACAGCGCGCTGACCGCCGAGGAGAGCACCGGCATCGGGTGCGCGTTCCGCGGGAAGCCGTTGAAGAACCCCTTGAGGTCCTCGTGCAGCAGCGTGTGCCGCCGCAGCCGCTGGTCGAACTCGCCCAGCTGGTCGGCCGTGGGCAGCTCGCCGTAGATCAGCAGGTAGGAGACCTCGAGGAAGCTGGCCTTGCCGGCCAGCTGGTCGATCGGGTACCCGCGGTAGCGCAGGATGCCCGCATCGCCGTCGATGTAGGTGATCTCCGAGGTGCAGGAGGCGGTGTTCACGAAGCCGATGTCCAGGGCGACCTGACCGGTCGTGGCCAGCAGCTTGCTGGTGTCGATGCCCTCGGACCCCTCGGTGGAGGGGATGACCCGCATGGGCAGTTCGCCGCCGGGCCAGCGCAGGGCGACGTCTGGGGTGCTCGCTGTCTCGCTCATCAAGGCCGGACGGTACTGCCCCGGGCGGGGGAGTGACAGGTCAGGGCACATCAGACGCGCGCGGGTCCTGGACCCGCGCTCGCCACGCCGCTGGTCGCCTGACCCGAGACGACGCCCCAGCCCGGCGAAGCGAGCACGTGCTCGAGCCAGTCCAGTGCAGTCGGGCTCAGGGGCAGGTCTCCGGGGAACGCGCGGGGCTCCCCTCGCGGGGCGACGCTGTCGACGCTGATGTCGCCGCAGTCCTCGGGTGTCTGCCCGAGTCCGGACAGGAGGCCCACCAGGACAGCGGTGCTCTTCGAGCCGGCTGCGTCGTCGCCGGCCGCGAAGGGGAGGCTCACCGCCAGCCGCGGATGGTCCCCGGCGAGACGCAGCAGGCGAGTGGCCCCCTCCGGTCGTGTCTCCCATCCGGGAGCAGCACGCACGACCAACGACCGACTGCGGCCCCGATCGGTCAACGCGAGGACGTCGGCGCGCATCGCCGGGTCGTCCAGCTCTGCGACCGGGTGGAGAGCCACCTCGAAGTCGGGCGTCTGGGGGTTCCCGCCAGTGGCGAACGTGACGAGCATCGAGCCGTACCGGGGGTCCTCGACCCTCTCCCCGAGGTCCTCTGCCCGGACCGCCGAGCTCCCGCGTGCCTGGTCGTACAGCGCCTCCAGGGAGCTCGTCCAGTTGCTGCCGGCGTGGAGCGATGCCACCGCGGCCTGGACCTCTGCACCTCGTCGCATGCGCAGCTCGGGGTCAGTGACCAGCGCCCGCAGTTGGCGGACGTACTCCTCGGGGCTCTCTGCACAGGGCTCACCCAGGAGTCCCGGCATGCCGGCCTGGTAGACGAACAGGCGGTCGTCGGCCGGGATGTCGGTGAGGGCCAGGGTCGGCAGGCCGGTCATGGCGGCCTCCAGCACCGAGGTGCCCGAACGGGTGGGGTAGGACTCGAGGTAGACGTCCGCCGCTCCGTAGTAGGGAGCCGGGTCCGGCACCACCCCGACGGGCAGCAACCTCCCGGGGTAGCGCGCCGCGAGACGTTCCCAGGCGCCCGTCCGCGACGCCCCCACGAGCACGACGACCAGTTGGGGGAACCACGTCAACGCCCGGTCGAGCAGGCGGTCCATGCCGCGGGCTCCCAGGGGGGACATCTTGGCCTCGGTGGCGACGGTCAAGCCCAGCACTGCGCCGGCCGGGACGCCCAGCTTCCGCCGCATCTCGTCCCGGGGCACCGATGACGCCTCGACGTCGACGGGGATGGGCAGCAGAGCCGACCGCCCGGCGGCCACGCCGCGCAGCTCGTGCGACAGTCGCTGGCCGAAGGGGCGGAAGTCGCTCACGACGTCGGCTGCGCCGACGCCGAGCCAGTAGGAGTGGTCGGCGTGGTTCTCCAGGACCACAGGCGGTCGGTCGCCCGGGAGGTTCACCGCAGCGAGGACCACCGCGTCGTACGGGTGCACGTGCAGGACGACCATGTCCGCCTGGTCCATCAGCCCACGCAACGCCTGGGCCCGTTCCAGCAGGGGGGCGTGCCGTTCCCGCAGCTCGTCGACACGTCCGCCGGACGTGGTGACGGCGTCGAGCAGCTGCTCCGGGACGGGGCCGTGGTGGTTGGTCAGCGCCACATGGCTGCGACGGTGGTCCCGGCTGATCCACCGTCGGGCGAAGCGGGTGTGCCCGCCGAAGGCGTAGGCCTCGGACAGGACGTGGAGGACGTGCCCGCCGGACCGGGTGCCGTCCACCACCGGCCCGTCGCCTGCCCGCACGTGCGACAGCACCATCCGCTCGAGGACCGGGTCGCTGAGCAGCCCGGGGGGTGCCATCCAGGCGTAGTGGGCGGCCATCGTCGCCGCGCGGAGGACGCGTTCCACGTCGGTCCCGGTGGCGTGGGCACCGACGACGTCGACCAGCTGCCCGTAGCGCAGTCGGTTCTCGGCGAGCACTCGCTCAGCGGGTGCAGAGGGACGGGTCACGAGGTCTCCAGAGCGGCGGTGGGGGAGTTGTCCGGTGCGGCGCCGGGGGCTGCCGGCGGGGGGTGCAGCTGCGGTCGTGTCTCGAACGGTCATGCGCGGAACGACCGCACGGCGTCGATCACCCGGTCCTGGTCGTGCGGGGAGAGCATCGGGTCCATGGGGAGGCTGAGCACCTCGCGCGCGAGCGCGTCCGAGACCGGGAGGTGGGCCTCCGCCAGGGCGGTGCCGGCGAAGGCACCCTGGCGGTGGCAGGGGATCGGGTAGTGCACGCCGGCCTCGACGCCCGCGGCGGCCAGGTGCTCCTGGAGGCGGTCGCGGTGGCGACTGCGCACGACGTACAGGTGCCAGGCCGGCGTCGCCCACGCGACCCGCTCGGGGAGGACCAGGTCCAGCCCGGCGAGCCCTTCGTCGTACCGGCGGGCCACCGCTTCCCGGCGGGCGTTGTGCGCCTCCATGCGGCGCAGCTTCACCGACAGCACGGCTGCCTGGAGCTCGTCCAGCCGACTGTTCCAGCCGACCTCGTCGTGGCGGTACTTCTCGGTGGACCCGTAGTTGCGCAGCGAGCGGAGCCGCCGGGCCGTCTCCGGGTCGGACGTGGTGACCGCCCCACCGTCGCCGAGAGCCCCCAGGTTCTTGCCCGGGTAGAAGCTCCAGGCGGTCGCGTGCGTCAGCCCACCCACGGGGCGGTCGCGCAGGCGGGCGCCGTGAGCCTGGGCAGCGTCGTCGAGGACGGCCAGGTCGTGATCGCGGGCCAGCCGCAGGACCGGGTCGAGGTCGACCGGGTGGCCGTAGAGGTGCACCGGCAGGATCGCGCGGGTCCGCGGCGTGACGGCCGCGGCCAGGGCCACGTCGTCCCAGTCGGCACGGGCGGAGCGGACGTCCACCGGCACGGGGACGGCGCCGACGTGAGCGACGGCCAGCCAGGTGGCCACGAAGGTGTGCCCGGGCACCAGGACCTCGTCGCCCGGGCCGATCCCCAGCGCCCGCAGGCCGAGGGAGAGCGCGTCCAGCCCGTTGCCCACACCGACGGCGAACCGTGCGCCGACCGCGGTCGCCCAGGCCTCCTCGAAGGCGGCGAGCTCGGGTCCGAGGAGGAGTCGTCCGCTGCGGACGACCCGCAGGGCGGCGTCCTCCAGGTCGGGGGACAGCTCGGCGTGCAGGGCGCCCAGGTCCAGGAGAGGCACCTGCCGCGGGGTCGGCGAGGTGGTCACCGTGCAGCTGCCGCGCCGCCGACCTCGCCGGCGGCCTCAGCCGCCCGCCGGGCCTCACGGAAGTCGTCGTAGTCGCGGTAGTAGTCGTCCTCGGCATAGACCTGGGAGGCGAGCACGAGGCACACGCTGCCGGAGGAGAAGTTGCCGAGCTCCCGCCAGACCAGCCGGGGGACCAGCAGTCCGTGGTACGAGCGGTTGAGGTGGAACCGCGCGGTCTCCGTGCCGTCGTCGACGACGACGTCGAAGCTGCCGGCCGCGGCGACGATCAGCTGCTGCAGCTCGCGGTGCCCGTGCCCGCCGCGGGACTCACCGCCCGGCACGTCGTAGAGGTAGTAGACGCGGGCGATGTCGAAGGGCATGTGGACCCCGCCCTCGAGGGACGTCAGGTTGCCCCGCGGGTCGGTGATCCGCGGCAGGTCGACGATCCTGCAGCCGGCCCCGCTGCCCTCCGGGCGCGGGTTCCAGTCCGTGGCGCGACGGCCCGGGCTGGGGGAACGGCGGTCGGGAGGAGTCACGCCCCGGCTCATCGGCAGGCGTCGGCAGCTCCGGTACCCGCGTGCGCTGCCCCGGGGGTGGTGTGACGCCAGGTGCCGCATGGGACGGTGGGGACACGACGTCCCCCGTGCGGTCGGCGCCGTCGTCCATGGTGGCTCCATGCCCGACACGACCCTGACGTACGAGACGGTGCCCTTCCGCCTCGACCGCGCCACGTACCCGGCGCTGGCGTCGATGACCGCCACGCTGCGGGACAGGCACCGGTTCGCCGCGGACATCGCCGACCGCTGCGCCGCCCTGTTCGGGGCTCGCTGGGCCGAGGAGTTCGAGGTCGTCGTCGACGCCCTCTTCCCCACGCCCGAGGCGGTGGCCGCTGCGGTCAAGGGGTACGCCGCCTTCGCGATGCAGTCCATGCGACTGCAGGCGGCGTTCGAGGTCGAGGGCCACTACCGGTCGAAGACCTACGACCAGGCGGCCAGCGAGGTGTACTTCAACGAGCAGCACATGATGCGTGAGTACCTGCCGGGCCTGCTGCTCTCGCACTTCCTCTGGCCGCACCACTACCGGCAGCTGCAGTTCTTCGAGACCGCCTTCGTGGACGCCATGCGGGTGGCCGGCGCGTCCTCCTTCGTCGAGGTGGGGATCGGCACCGGCCTCTACTCGGGTCTCCTGCTGCGCAGGCTGCCCTGGGTGCGCGGGACCGGGTACGACATCAGCCCGTCCTCCAAGCAGTTCACCGAGGACCAGGTCCGCGCGCTGGGCGTCGAGGACCGGTACGAGGTGCAGCTGCGCGACGTCACCGCTCGTCCCGTCGAGCCCCGGGCCGACTGGCTGGTGTGCGTCGAGGTGCTGGAGCACCTGGAGGACCCCGTCGCCTTCCTGCGTGGCCTGCGCGCGTCGCTGGCCCCCGGGGGGAGGGCGTTCATCACGGCCGCGCTCAACGCCGCGCACGCCGACCACATCCACCTCTACCGCACCCCCGACGACGTGCTCGCCCAGCTCGTGGAGGCCGGTTTCACCCTGGAGCAGTCGTTCGTGGGTGCCGCCTACGCGCCCCGGGCGCCCGGCGTGCCGGTCCCCTCGGCCGCCGCGTTCATCGTCTACTAGACGGATGTCGCCAGCCGTGACCACCGACCCGGTGCTGCGAGGGGAGTTCGTGAACCTGCGCCCACTGCAGGTGGCAGATGCCGAGCTGACCTTCCGCTGGCGCAGTGCGGCCCGCGCGCGCTTCCTCAACGCAGGCGCCCAGACCGTCGAGCAGCAGGCGGACTGGATCGCCGCTCGCCCGGACTCGGAGCGCAACCACGTCATCGAGCTGGCCGACGGCCGCCCCGTCGGCATGCTGTCGCTGACCGGTGTGGACCCGGTCAACCGGCACGGCGAGCCCGGGCGCTTCCTGATCGGCGACGAGGCCGCGGTGCGCGGCGTCCCGGCCGCGGTGGAGGCCATGAAGCTGCTCTACGGCCTGGCCTTCGACGAGCTCGGCCTGGTCCGGGTGCACGGCATCGTCGCCGCCGGGAACACGCCGATGATCAGGTGGCAGAAGTTCCTGGGCATGCAGGTGGAGGGCCGTCTGCGCGACCACCTCTACCTCGACGGCCGGTTCCAGGACGCCGTCGCGCTGGGCCTGCTGGTGGCCGACTACCGGACGACGACCCTGCCGCGCATGAACGTGCTCATCCACGCAGCCCGCAGCCGATGACCGACTCCATGGAGGAGACGCCCGTGCTCGACCACGCCGCCGTCCAGGACATCGTCCTGCACGCACTCACCACCCTCAACGAGGAGCGCAGCCCGGACGACGCGCTCGTCGTCAGCCCGCAGACCCGGCTCTTCGGCGCCGACGCGGAGCTGGACTCGCTGGCCCTCGTGTCGGTGATCGTCGACGTCGAGGAGGAGGTCTCCGCCGCTGCGGGCCGCCCCGTCAGCCTCACCGACGACCGCGCCATGAGCCGGGACGTCTCGCCCTACACCGACGTGGAGTCGCTGACCGCCTACGTGGTGGAGCTCCTGTCGGAACCGGCGTGAGCGGCACCGGCTCGACCTACGAGGGCAAGCTGACGCTGGTCACCGGCAGCCGGCGCGGCATCGGCCGCATGATCAGCGAACACGTCCTGGCCCACGGCGGGCGCGTCGCGGGCTTCGCGCGCGGTGAGTCGACGATCGAGCACCCGGGGTACACCCACGTCCAGGTCGACGTCGCCGACCCCGCCTCGGTCCAGCGCGGCTTCGCGGAGCTGAAGAAGGTCACCGACGCGGTGCACATCGTGGTGAACAACGCCGCGGTGCTGACCTCGCAGTACTCGATGATCATGCCGCCGGCGGCCGCCGCGGCCATGGTCAACACCAACCTGCTGGGCGCCTTCATGGTCTCCCGCGAGGCGGCCAAGATGATGCGCCGCACCAAGTGGGGCCGGATCGTGAACATCAGCTCCATGGCCGTGGGCCTGGAGCCGATCGGGGACTCGATGTACGCCGCCTCCAAGGCGGGGCTCACGACGATGGGCAACGTCATGGCCAAGGAGCTGGCGCCGCTCAACGTCACCGTGA belongs to Modestobacter sp. L9-4 and includes:
- a CDS encoding cyclopropane-fatty-acyl-phospholipid synthase family protein produces the protein MPDTTLTYETVPFRLDRATYPALASMTATLRDRHRFAADIADRCAALFGARWAEEFEVVVDALFPTPEAVAAAVKGYAAFAMQSMRLQAAFEVEGHYRSKTYDQAASEVYFNEQHMMREYLPGLLLSHFLWPHHYRQLQFFETAFVDAMRVAGASSFVEVGIGTGLYSGLLLRRLPWVRGTGYDISPSSKQFTEDQVRALGVEDRYEVQLRDVTARPVEPRADWLVCVEVLEHLEDPVAFLRGLRASLAPGGRAFITAALNAAHADHIHLYRTPDDVLAQLVEAGFTLEQSFVGAAYAPRAPGVPVPSAAAFIVY
- a CDS encoding GNAT family N-acetyltransferase, with product MSPAVTTDPVLRGEFVNLRPLQVADAELTFRWRSAARARFLNAGAQTVEQQADWIAARPDSERNHVIELADGRPVGMLSLTGVDPVNRHGEPGRFLIGDEAAVRGVPAAVEAMKLLYGLAFDELGLVRVHGIVAAGNTPMIRWQKFLGMQVEGRLRDHLYLDGRFQDAVALGLLVADYRTTTLPRMNVLIHAARSR
- a CDS encoding SDR family NAD(P)-dependent oxidoreductase, which translates into the protein MSGTGSTYEGKLTLVTGSRRGIGRMISEHVLAHGGRVAGFARGESTIEHPGYTHVQVDVADPASVQRGFAELKKVTDAVHIVVNNAAVLTSQYSMIMPPAAAAAMVNTNLLGAFMVSREAAKMMRRTKWGRIVNISSMAVGLEPIGDSMYAASKAGLTTMGNVMAKELAPLNVTVNTLGVSAIATDMLAQLPQDKIAQVVAGLPLPRYAEPDDVFNVLDFLASERSSYVTAQTIYLGGVN